In one window of Halomarina pelagica DNA:
- a CDS encoding dipeptide ABC transporter ATP-binding protein, translating to MSDLLTVSGLRTQFDTDRGTVRAVDGVDLAIREGETVGLVGESGSGKSVTALSAMRLVDSPGRIAGGEVRFSAPSTVRRLARRYPEGIATPERDGYVRVEAGTVDAGTAPADVEATDDPDEVARIAREHPAGVATEDEEGFVWIEAGSVDLTAAPERVMREVRGGDMGMIFQDPMTSLNPALTVGEQVAESLQLHRYGGRKRDSWFNAVREVLTRGGVSEEVRENAIELLAEVGIPEPAQRVDEYPHEFSGGMRQRVLIAIALACRPQLLIADEPTTALDVTIQAQILDLINELQDDLGMSVLMITHDLGVVAETCDRVAVMYAGEIVEEGPVEEIFENPSHPYTYTLLQSIPSEDTERLTPIEGNVPDLIDLPEGCHFAPRCPWATPECTEGEIPFLQHGPEGVDHRAKCVLPEFDADEYGVEEGISAESTAPTGDPLVEVRGLKKHFSRADGLLDEVLGVDARAVKAVDGVDLDVYEGETLGLVGESGCGKSTTGRTILRLLDPTEGRVVFAGHDLSDLSRGELRERRRDMQMIFQDPLSSLDPRMTVGQTVAEPLTIHGLPEEGSRRERVAELLEAVGLDPSQRDRYPHELSGGQRQRVGIARALAVDPDFIVCDEPVSALDVSVQAQILNLLEDLQDEFGLTYLFIAHDLSVVRHICDRIAVMYLGEVVEVAGTDELFDDPKHPYTRALLSAIPEPDPRAATDRVILEGDVPSPVAPPSGCHFRTRCPSVIPPEDVDVEQGAYREVMNLRQRVEDRTLDVASLRAERGERAATDGGTAASDSASSSVSAPEGAALADALFEHDLTGENRATVERALARVAAEDWEAAESLLRERFASVCERRSPTLQDAPHPAACHLYDHSE from the coding sequence ATGTCCGATTTACTCACTGTCTCCGGACTGCGAACGCAGTTCGACACCGACCGCGGGACGGTCAGGGCGGTCGACGGCGTGGACCTCGCGATCCGCGAGGGCGAGACCGTCGGCCTCGTCGGCGAGAGCGGATCCGGGAAGTCCGTCACCGCGCTCTCGGCGATGCGCCTCGTCGACTCGCCGGGTCGGATCGCGGGCGGCGAGGTGCGCTTTTCCGCCCCCTCGACGGTCAGACGCCTCGCCCGCCGGTACCCGGAGGGGATCGCCACCCCCGAGCGCGACGGGTACGTCCGCGTCGAGGCGGGGACGGTCGACGCCGGGACCGCCCCCGCGGACGTCGAGGCGACCGACGACCCGGACGAGGTCGCCCGGATCGCCCGCGAGCACCCCGCGGGCGTCGCCACCGAGGACGAGGAGGGGTTCGTCTGGATCGAGGCGGGGTCGGTCGACCTCACCGCCGCCCCCGAGCGCGTCATGCGGGAGGTGCGCGGCGGCGACATGGGGATGATCTTCCAGGACCCGATGACCTCGCTCAACCCCGCGCTGACGGTCGGCGAGCAGGTCGCAGAGAGCCTCCAGCTGCACCGCTACGGCGGGCGCAAGCGGGACTCCTGGTTCAACGCCGTCCGCGAGGTGCTCACGCGGGGCGGCGTGAGCGAGGAGGTCCGCGAGAACGCGATCGAACTCCTCGCGGAGGTGGGGATCCCCGAACCCGCCCAGCGCGTCGACGAGTACCCCCACGAGTTCTCCGGCGGGATGCGCCAGCGCGTGCTCATCGCCATCGCGCTCGCCTGCCGTCCGCAACTGCTCATCGCGGACGAGCCGACGACCGCCCTCGACGTGACCATCCAGGCGCAGATCCTGGACCTCATCAACGAACTGCAGGACGACCTCGGGATGTCCGTCCTGATGATCACCCACGACCTCGGGGTGGTCGCGGAGACGTGCGACCGCGTCGCCGTCATGTACGCCGGCGAGATCGTCGAGGAGGGGCCGGTCGAGGAGATCTTCGAGAACCCCAGCCACCCCTACACCTACACGCTGCTCCAGTCCATCCCGAGCGAGGACACGGAGCGCCTGACGCCGATCGAGGGGAACGTCCCCGACCTCATCGACCTGCCCGAGGGGTGTCACTTCGCGCCGCGGTGTCCCTGGGCGACGCCCGAGTGCACCGAGGGCGAGATCCCGTTCCTCCAGCACGGTCCCGAGGGCGTCGACCACCGGGCGAAGTGCGTCCTCCCCGAGTTCGACGCGGACGAGTACGGCGTCGAGGAGGGGATCAGCGCGGAGTCGACCGCCCCGACGGGCGACCCCCTCGTCGAGGTGCGCGGGCTGAAGAAGCACTTCTCGCGGGCCGACGGACTGCTCGACGAGGTGCTCGGCGTCGACGCGCGGGCGGTGAAGGCGGTCGACGGCGTCGACCTCGACGTCTACGAGGGCGAGACGCTCGGGCTGGTCGGCGAGTCCGGCTGCGGGAAGTCCACGACCGGGCGGACGATCCTCCGCCTGCTCGACCCCACCGAGGGACGGGTCGTCTTCGCCGGACACGACCTGAGCGACCTCTCGCGCGGCGAGCTGCGCGAGCGTCGGCGGGACATGCAGATGATCTTCCAGGACCCGCTGTCGAGCCTCGACCCGCGGATGACCGTCGGCCAGACCGTCGCCGAACCGCTCACGATACACGGCCTCCCCGAGGAGGGCTCGCGCCGCGAGCGCGTCGCGGAGTTGCTGGAGGCGGTCGGCCTCGACCCGAGCCAGCGCGATCGCTACCCCCACGAGCTGTCGGGCGGGCAGCGCCAGCGCGTCGGCATCGCCCGCGCGCTGGCCGTCGATCCCGACTTCATCGTCTGTGACGAGCCCGTCTCGGCGCTCGACGTGAGCGTCCAGGCGCAGATCCTGAATCTACTGGAGGACCTCCAGGACGAGTTCGGGCTCACCTACCTCTTCATCGCCCACGACCTGAGCGTCGTCCGCCACATCTGCGACCGCATCGCCGTCATGTACCTGGGCGAGGTCGTCGAGGTGGCGGGGACCGACGAACTGTTCGACGACCCGAAGCACCCCTACACCCGGGCGCTGCTGTCCGCGATCCCCGAGCCCGACCCCCGCGCCGCCACCGACCGCGTCATCCTGGAGGGCGACGTGCCGAGCCCGGTCGCGCCGCCGTCGGGCTGTCACTTCCGCACGCGCTGTCCGTCGGTCATCCCGCCGGAGGACGTCGACGTCGAGCAGGGGGCCTACCGCGAGGTGATGAACCTCCGCCAGCGCGTCGAGGACCGGACGCTCGACGTGGCGTCGCTCCGGGCTGAACGCGGCGAGCGCGCGGCGACCGACGGCGGGACGGCCGCCTCGGATTCGGCGTCGAGTTCCGTCTCCGCGCCGGAGGGCGCGGCGCTGGCGGACGCGCTGTTCGAGCACGACCTGACCGGGGAGAACCGCGCGACCGTCGAGCGGGCGCTTGCGCGCGTCGCCGCGGAGGACTGGGAGGCGGCCGAGTCGCTCCTGCGCGAGCGCTTCGCGAGCGTCTGTGAGCGCCGCTCGCCGACCCTGCAGGACGCCCCCCACCCGGCGGCCTGCCACCTGTACGATCACTCCGAATAG
- a CDS encoding DUF7529 family protein, translated as MDEHGGVRVGDGWEQVIDDMEATADEYREEGYDVVALHPGDVTTPDDGSGFDVVVPGEEFERVQALVASSSLDETEVFRAEEEGVVYVLVVVRDGDAGVAVCCPLYYAPDRIDGVRESAAETGQVLTYVRSLSSDEAVAIAFDRPELFFAD; from the coding sequence ATGGACGAACACGGCGGCGTGCGCGTCGGCGACGGCTGGGAGCAGGTCATCGACGACATGGAGGCGACCGCGGACGAGTACCGCGAGGAGGGGTACGACGTGGTCGCGCTCCACCCCGGCGACGTGACGACACCCGACGACGGGAGCGGTTTCGACGTCGTCGTCCCGGGCGAGGAGTTCGAGCGGGTGCAGGCGCTGGTCGCGTCGTCGTCGCTCGACGAGACGGAGGTGTTCCGCGCCGAGGAGGAGGGCGTCGTCTACGTGCTCGTCGTCGTCCGCGACGGCGACGCCGGCGTCGCGGTCTGCTGTCCGCTCTACTACGCGCCCGATCGGATCGACGGGGTGCGCGAGTCCGCCGCGGAGACGGGGCAGGTGCTCACCTACGTGCGGAGCCTGAGCAGCGACGAGGCCGTCGCGATCGCGTTCGACCGACCGGAGCTGTTCTTCGCGGACTAG
- a CDS encoding GNAT family N-acetyltransferase — MTAIEIEELTGEDEWRDAHPVMRQLRPHLDEAAFLDYRGRLREEGYALFALSVDGEIAALAGARIRTTTYYGRHVWVDDLVTDAERRSRSYGERLLDHVAAWGRENGCGTIALSSGLERADAHRFYEERAGMDRASYVFTRSLE, encoded by the coding sequence ATGACCGCGATCGAGATCGAGGAACTGACGGGCGAGGACGAGTGGCGCGACGCCCACCCCGTGATGCGCCAGCTACGGCCGCACCTGGACGAGGCGGCGTTCCTGGACTACCGCGGACGGCTTCGAGAGGAGGGCTACGCCCTGTTCGCGCTCTCCGTCGACGGCGAGATCGCGGCGCTCGCGGGCGCGCGGATCCGGACGACGACCTACTACGGCCGCCACGTCTGGGTTGACGACCTCGTGACCGACGCCGAGCGCCGCTCCCGGAGCTACGGCGAGCGCCTGCTCGATCACGTCGCGGCGTGGGGGCGGGAGAACGGCTGTGGGACGATCGCGCTCTCGTCCGGCCTCGAACGTGCCGACGCGCACCGCTTCTACGAGGAGCGGGCCGGGATGGATCGGGCGAGCTACGTGTTCACGCGGTCGCTGGAGTAG
- a CDS encoding type II toxin-antitoxin system HicB family antitoxin, producing MSTGREIRLLEGPDRWTAVDEETGVTATGETRRRALGRLDAAVARYVAEDRSRSDAQNRLGKRLAGRFADIDVDSVASVREIRERE from the coding sequence ATGAGTACGGGGCGTGAGATCCGGTTACTCGAAGGGCCCGACCGGTGGACCGCGGTCGATGAGGAGACGGGGGTCACGGCCACTGGCGAGACGCGCCGACGAGCACTCGGTCGGCTCGATGCAGCCGTCGCTCGATACGTCGCTGAGGACCGATCGCGTAGCGACGCGCAGAACCGTTTGGGCAAGCGACTCGCCGGACGCTTCGCGGACATCGACGTCGATTCCGTCGCGAGCGTGCGCGAGATCCGCGAGCGCGAGTGA
- a CDS encoding type II toxin-antitoxin system VapC family toxin, whose translation MSGPLFVDTNVFIATLTDEPQRGAVATALLDGSRTLATSTLVLMELRTVLAKKKRVEQSRVEETLADLREDLLVFPPAIQDVVNAESLQQETLLYPMDALLLAQAQRRDWPFVTFDGELLANGAVPLDEFI comes from the coding sequence ATGAGCGGTCCGCTGTTCGTCGATACGAACGTCTTCATCGCGACTTTGACCGACGAACCCCAACGAGGAGCGGTCGCAACGGCGCTCCTCGACGGGTCACGAACGCTCGCGACCTCGACGCTCGTGCTGATGGAACTCCGGACCGTCCTCGCGAAGAAGAAGCGCGTCGAGCAATCGCGCGTCGAGGAGACGCTCGCGGATCTCCGTGAGGATCTCCTGGTCTTTCCGCCGGCGATACAGGACGTAGTAAACGCCGAATCGCTACAACAGGAGACGCTCCTGTACCCGATGGACGCTCTCCTTCTCGCGCAAGCACAGCGGCGCGACTGGCCGTTCGTTACCTTCGACGGCGAACTGCTCGCGAACGGGGCGGTACCCCTGGACGAGTTCATTTGA
- a CDS encoding DUF5806 family protein, with protein MTETPGDDENDRRQPSAADESPRGDAPTDEPDSSSRGSNAGSTDAGSTDERGIDEREASSDADAAPGGADGPVDREVPEDVRKYERFKKIDGAQYDRANRFLRDRTYITAREWAIARLCSDFRTETGVEMTKIGENLPELVPFMEDTYTPQAVNQARAAFEEKVRKAGATFLYGAMCDFFTAEELDDIMYETTEVAKFLLEVEGVDLSVEQELEAEERISSIMREVRKASSELRERETETETSADDD; from the coding sequence ATGACCGAGACGCCGGGAGACGACGAGAACGACCGTCGCCAGCCGTCCGCCGCCGACGAGTCCCCACGAGGAGACGCCCCCACCGACGAACCGGACTCGTCGTCTCGCGGGTCCAACGCCGGATCGACCGACGCCGGATCGACTGACGAGCGAGGGATCGACGAGCGGGAGGCCTCGAGCGACGCCGACGCCGCTCCGGGGGGCGCGGACGGGCCGGTCGATCGGGAGGTCCCGGAGGACGTGCGCAAGTACGAACGCTTCAAGAAGATCGACGGCGCGCAGTACGACCGGGCGAACCGCTTCCTCCGCGACCGGACGTACATCACGGCCCGCGAGTGGGCCATCGCCCGCCTCTGTTCTGACTTCCGCACGGAGACGGGCGTCGAGATGACGAAGATCGGCGAAAACCTGCCCGAACTCGTCCCATTCATGGAGGACACCTACACGCCCCAGGCGGTCAACCAGGCCCGCGCGGCGTTCGAGGAGAAGGTCCGCAAGGCGGGCGCGACGTTCCTCTACGGCGCGATGTGTGACTTCTTCACCGCCGAGGAACTCGACGACATCATGTACGAGACGACCGAGGTGGCGAAGTTCCTCCTCGAAGTCGAGGGCGTGGACCTCTCCGTCGAGCAGGAACTCGAGGCGGAGGAGCGAATCAGCAGCATCATGCGCGAGGTGCGGAAGGCGAGTTCGGAACTGCGCGAGCGGGAGACGGAGACGGAGACGAGCGCGGACGACGACTAG
- a CDS encoding universal stress protein translates to MRTLVGIGGSDDSLRALGQALDRAREAGDEVTVAVVENPDSPLSVEEVESRARDRLVDLGMDAEVVSLEGHAGSRLVDLAESGGFDRIVLGGGETSPLGKINIGSIAEFVLLNANTSVTLIR, encoded by the coding sequence ATGCGAACGCTGGTGGGCATCGGCGGCAGCGACGATTCGCTGCGCGCCCTGGGGCAGGCGCTCGATCGCGCGCGCGAGGCCGGCGACGAGGTGACGGTCGCCGTCGTGGAGAACCCGGACTCGCCGCTCTCGGTCGAGGAGGTCGAATCGCGTGCGCGCGACCGGCTCGTCGACCTCGGGATGGACGCCGAGGTCGTGTCACTGGAGGGCCACGCCGGGAGCCGGCTGGTCGACCTCGCGGAGAGCGGCGGCTTCGACCGCATCGTGCTCGGGGGCGGCGAGACGAGTCCCCTCGGGAAGATCAACATCGGCAGCATCGCCGAGTTCGTCCTGCTGAACGCCAACACGTCGGTGACGCTGATACGATGA
- a CDS encoding GNAT family N-acetyltransferase, with amino-acid sequence MTRIYPDEPAGPFEAPPLSFEDKEGRTVEIRAFDGDVDALVAMYLDFDPEDRAQGIPPTGEERIRDWLDGIASEDCVNVVARANEQVVGHATLVPDGGAGYELAIFVLSSYQNAGIGTRLITALLGQGEREGVDRVWLTVERWNAPAIALYRKVGFESSKSESFEMEMSLRLDPGRRD; translated from the coding sequence ATGACGCGCATCTATCCCGATGAACCGGCCGGACCGTTCGAGGCCCCGCCGCTGTCCTTCGAGGACAAGGAGGGCCGCACCGTCGAGATACGGGCGTTCGACGGGGACGTGGACGCGCTCGTCGCGATGTACCTCGACTTCGACCCGGAGGACCGCGCGCAGGGCATCCCGCCGACGGGCGAGGAGCGCATCCGCGACTGGCTCGACGGGATCGCGAGCGAGGACTGCGTGAACGTCGTCGCGCGCGCGAACGAGCAGGTCGTCGGACACGCCACGCTCGTCCCCGACGGCGGAGCGGGGTACGAACTCGCCATCTTCGTCCTCTCTTCGTACCAGAACGCGGGCATCGGGACGAGGCTCATCACCGCGCTGCTGGGCCAGGGCGAGCGCGAGGGCGTGGACCGCGTCTGGCTCACCGTCGAGCGGTGGAACGCGCCCGCCATCGCGCTCTACCGGAAGGTGGGCTTCGAGTCGAGCAAGTCCGAGAGCTTCGAGATGGAGATGTCGCTGCGCCTCGATCCCGGGCGGCGGGACTAG
- a CDS encoding universal stress protein, protein MDIDTVLVPVDGSGESDRAIEVAVAVAERYDAQVHALYVLDRDRREHTEEMMTSVRALADDVPLTHSVAYGFSTSHLTTHPGSVVLDAGEDAGADFLVVPREHPGELLGKVAGYVLQFAEQPVLSV, encoded by the coding sequence ATGGACATCGACACGGTGCTTGTCCCCGTCGACGGCAGCGGGGAGTCGGACCGGGCGATCGAGGTCGCCGTCGCCGTCGCGGAGCGCTACGACGCGCAGGTCCACGCGCTGTACGTCCTCGATCGGGACCGGCGCGAGCACACCGAGGAGATGATGACCAGCGTCCGCGCCCTCGCGGACGACGTTCCGCTCACCCACTCGGTCGCCTACGGCTTCTCCACGTCGCACCTCACGACCCACCCCGGGAGCGTCGTCCTCGACGCCGGCGAGGACGCCGGGGCGGACTTCCTCGTCGTCCCCCGCGAGCACCCCGGCGAGCTGCTCGGCAAGGTCGCGGGGTACGTCCTCCAGTTCGCCGAACAGCCCGTGTTGTCGGTCTAG
- a CDS encoding universal stress protein: MFETVVIATDGSTSAARAVDAALDLARRFDAEVHVLSVLDEPTAAHEAEVRDVLAALRADTDYPLTTVIERGEAAETIQAYAASVDADLVATGTRGRDGPFSYHLGSVAEAIVHDCPVPVLTVRQLEHPEEA, from the coding sequence ATGTTCGAGACGGTGGTCATCGCGACCGACGGCAGCACGAGCGCGGCGCGGGCGGTCGACGCGGCGCTCGATCTCGCCCGTCGCTTCGACGCCGAAGTCCACGTCCTCTCGGTGCTGGACGAACCCACCGCCGCCCACGAGGCGGAGGTGCGGGACGTCCTCGCCGCGCTCAGGGCCGACACCGACTACCCCCTGACGACCGTGATCGAGCGCGGCGAGGCCGCCGAGACGATCCAGGCCTACGCCGCGTCGGTCGACGCCGACCTCGTCGCCACGGGGACGCGCGGCCGAGACGGCCCCTTCTCCTACCACCTCGGGAGCGTCGCCGAGGCGATCGTCCACGACTGTCCCGTCCCCGTGCTGACCGTCAGACAGCTGGAGCACCCAGAGGAGGCGTAA